A window from Marinagarivorans cellulosilyticus encodes these proteins:
- a CDS encoding tyrosine-protein phosphatase: MPQHPIYVLPCPSGQGKLLLTPCPGSKDADLETSLLDLKNAGASVVLTLMTQEEMHINNVGAIASQCQAQGFAWFHLPMDDECAPEKPFLDAWAQHQEEIHRRLDNNETIAIHCKGGSGRTGIVAAQILMERGAAKDKTIADIKALRPNAFSHAVQIDYIKQFQV, translated from the coding sequence ATGCCACAACATCCCATTTATGTTTTACCGTGCCCAAGTGGCCAGGGTAAATTATTGTTAACGCCATGCCCGGGCTCTAAAGACGCAGATTTAGAAACATCGCTGCTCGATTTAAAAAACGCTGGCGCAAGTGTCGTCTTAACATTAATGACTCAAGAAGAAATGCATATTAATAATGTAGGGGCTATAGCCTCGCAATGCCAAGCTCAAGGCTTTGCTTGGTTCCACTTGCCAATGGATGACGAGTGCGCCCCAGAAAAGCCTTTTTTAGACGCTTGGGCGCAACATCAAGAAGAAATACATCGCCGCTTAGATAATAACGAAACTATTGCTATTCACTGCAAAGGGGGTTCTGGCCGTACCGGTATTGTAGCAGCACAAATATTAATGGAGCGTGGCGCAGCCAAAGATAAAACTATCGCGGATATTAAAGCGCTGCGACCCAATGCGTTTAGTCATGCTGTACAAATAGACTATATCAAGCAATTTCAAGTTTAA
- the arsH gene encoding arsenical resistance protein ArsH, with product MDTKDLPNIDMQCLTDIDKQKLTGVNASATKPKILLLYGSLRERSFSRLATEEAARILEFFGAQTRTFDPSGLPLPDDSSDQHPKVQELRELAQWSEGMVWSSPERHGAMTAVMKAQIDWIPLAHQGVRPTQGKTLALIQVCGGSQSFNAVNQMRVLGRWMRMITIPNQSSVPKAWMEFDDDNRMKPSSLYDRIVDVMEELVKFTLLTRDCSEYLVDRYSERKESAEEFRQRIDQRSI from the coding sequence ATGGACACTAAAGATCTTCCAAATATAGATATGCAATGTTTAACCGACATTGATAAGCAAAAATTAACGGGCGTTAACGCAAGCGCGACCAAGCCCAAAATTCTTTTATTGTATGGCTCGTTACGCGAGCGTTCTTTTAGCCGCCTTGCGACAGAAGAGGCCGCAAGAATTCTTGAGTTTTTTGGCGCGCAAACTAGAACTTTTGACCCCTCAGGTTTACCTTTACCTGATGACTCCAGCGACCAGCACCCTAAAGTGCAAGAACTTCGTGAATTAGCCCAGTGGAGCGAAGGCATGGTGTGGTCTAGCCCCGAACGCCACGGCGCAATGACGGCAGTGATGAAAGCGCAAATTGATTGGATTCCTTTAGCGCATCAAGGTGTGCGCCCCACCCAAGGGAAAACGCTAGCATTAATCCAAGTTTGCGGTGGCTCGCAATCTTTTAATGCCGTTAATCAAATGCGCGTTCTTGGCCGCTGGATGCGTATGATCACAATTCCTAATCAATCGTCTGTGCCAAAAGCATGGATGGAATTTGATGACGATAACCGCATGAAGCCGTCATCACTTTATGATCGCATTGTTGATGTTATGGAAGAGCTGGTGAAATTTACGCTTTTAACACGCGATTGCAGTGAATATTTAGTGGATCGATATTCCGAACGTAAAGAATCTGCTGAAGAGTTCCGCCAGCGTATTGATCAACGCTCGATATAA
- the arsB gene encoding ACR3 family arsenite efflux transporter: MGIFERFLTLWVGLCIFAGIVLGYFMPGLFLWFAALEVAHVNIPVAIFIWVMIYPMMIQVDFSSIKDIGKKPKGLLLTLVINWLVKPFSMAFLGWLFFRVLFADWVDPQTATEYIAGMILLGVAPCTAMVFVWSHLVKGDANYTLIQVSVNDVIMIFAFAPITAFLLGVSDVTVPWDTLLLSVLLYVLIPLIAGVLTRKVLDKQNNHSKLNHFIQSLRPISIAGLLATVVLLFGFQANTILANPLAIVLIAIPLLIQTYGIFVIAYASARAINLPHNIAAPACMIGTSNFFELAVAVAISLFGLQSGAALATVVGVLVEVPVMLSLVAFANRTRHWFGTPSE; this comes from the coding sequence GTGGGTATTTTTGAACGCTTTTTAACGCTATGGGTTGGCTTGTGTATTTTTGCGGGCATTGTGTTGGGCTATTTTATGCCTGGTCTATTCCTGTGGTTCGCCGCTTTAGAAGTCGCACATGTCAATATTCCGGTTGCTATCTTTATTTGGGTCATGATTTACCCCATGATGATTCAAGTGGATTTCTCATCGATTAAAGACATTGGGAAAAAACCAAAAGGCCTATTGCTAACATTAGTTATAAACTGGCTGGTTAAGCCTTTTAGCATGGCTTTTTTGGGGTGGTTGTTTTTTCGAGTATTATTTGCGGATTGGGTGGACCCGCAAACCGCCACAGAATATATCGCAGGTATGATTTTGCTTGGCGTTGCACCTTGTACCGCTATGGTTTTTGTGTGGAGCCATTTGGTGAAAGGCGATGCCAACTATACCTTGATTCAAGTATCGGTAAATGATGTCATCATGATTTTTGCGTTTGCACCGATTACGGCCTTTTTGCTGGGGGTTAGTGATGTTACGGTTCCTTGGGATACCTTATTGTTATCTGTTCTTTTATACGTGCTAATCCCTTTAATTGCTGGTGTTTTAACGCGTAAAGTATTGGATAAACAAAACAATCACAGCAAGCTAAACCATTTTATACAAAGCCTTAGGCCCATTTCTATTGCTGGCTTATTGGCGACGGTGGTATTGCTATTTGGGTTTCAAGCTAACACTATACTGGCGAACCCACTGGCCATAGTTCTTATTGCTATCCCGCTGCTTATTCAAACTTACGGTATCTTCGTTATTGCTTATGCGTCCGCTAGGGCTATTAACTTACCGCATAACATTGCTGCCCCAGCGTGCATGATAGGCACCTCTAATTTTTTTGAGCTGGCGGTAGCCGTGGCTATTTCTTTATTTGGGCTACAATCAGGCGCCGCTTTAGCGACAGTGGTTGGTGTGCTCGTTGAAGTACCTGTAATGCTGAGCTTAGTTGCCTTTGCCAACCGAACACGGCATTGGTTTGGCACACCTTCTGAATAA
- a CDS encoding arsenate reductase ArsC, translating to MKVLYICTHNRCRSILSEAITNHLAKGRIQAFSAGSHPAEHVHPLTLKHLARNGIPINGLKSRSWDDFESEKFDLVITVCDNATNELCPVWFGDSAKVHWGLPDPSKQAGSEEDIAQAFKDVMQTIEKRIKNLLALNLDELSMHERDGALSSLTKEQ from the coding sequence ATGAAAGTTCTATATATTTGTACTCATAACCGGTGCCGAAGTATTTTAAGCGAAGCCATTACCAACCATTTGGCAAAAGGAAGAATTCAAGCATTTAGCGCAGGAAGTCACCCAGCAGAGCACGTGCATCCCCTAACGCTTAAGCATTTAGCTAGAAATGGTATTCCCATTAACGGCCTTAAAAGCCGGTCTTGGGATGATTTTGAATCCGAAAAATTTGACCTTGTAATAACAGTATGCGACAACGCGACGAATGAGCTTTGTCCTGTATGGTTTGGCGATTCCGCAAAAGTGCACTGGGGCCTGCCAGACCCATCCAAACAAGCGGGCAGCGAGGAAGATATAGCGCAGGCATTTAAAGACGTAATGCAAACTATTGAAAAGCGCATTAAAAACCTTTTAGCGCTAAACCTCGACGAGCTATCAATGCACGAACGCGACGGCGCACTAAGTAGCCTTACAAAGGAGCAATAA
- a CDS encoding metalloregulator ArsR/SmtB family transcription factor, with protein MLEVVQLFKCLSDETRLHATLLIYLEGELCVCELMAALNDSQPKVSRHLAQLRNCGILDDKRRGQWVFYSMAKSLPHWAKTILETACQSNKPVLQGFQKNLKSMQDRPQCC; from the coding sequence ATGCTCGAAGTCGTTCAACTATTTAAGTGTCTATCTGATGAAACACGTTTGCATGCGACCCTGCTAATTTATTTAGAAGGGGAGCTTTGCGTTTGTGAGTTAATGGCAGCACTTAACGACAGCCAACCCAAAGTGTCGCGCCACCTTGCCCAGCTTCGCAATTGCGGCATCCTTGACGATAAAAGGCGAGGGCAGTGGGTATTTTATTCCATGGCGAAAAGCTTACCCCATTGGGCCAAAACAATTTTAGAAACCGCATGCCAATCCAACAAGCCGGTGCTTCAGGGCTTTCAAAAAAACCTAAAGTCTATGCAAGATCGGCCTCAATGCTGTTAA
- a CDS encoding ISL3 family transposase yields the protein MSLNISSKILSLPGQRVKQVQHDLALQRLTIHCKRDRRYRAIDPSSNEAANINRYLRRTIRDVPLCGFECYLEVELAQVVTTCGRRLMEACEFVDTGNRYTQRFCQLVSGLCRHMSISTVSRHLKLRWETVKNMDKFHLEKTLPALNPEKLIDLKYLGVDEVARAKGHDYMTVIYDMESGHLIGVETGRKAEVLTAFLKRLPAQTAENIEAVAMDMGPAYQKSVRECLPNADIVFDRFHVMQNYSKAMSNQRRIEFRKADRAGKEQLKGTHYLLLKNADKLNDKQANKLQTLLENNSNINTLYILKEQLQALWNAGNYDAMMNALEQWCDIAEQTNMLYLKKFAKSLRKHSVGICNYGKHGLTSARIEAGNVSIGMIRKRARGIKDTEYFKLKIRQSSMPDEQSMFYGSH from the coding sequence ATGAGCCTTAACATCTCCAGCAAAATTTTGAGCCTTCCTGGTCAGCGTGTCAAACAAGTTCAGCATGACTTGGCCCTGCAAAGATTGACTATACACTGCAAGCGAGACCGTCGTTATAGAGCGATTGACCCGTCAAGTAATGAGGCGGCCAACATCAACCGATACTTGCGCAGAACGATCCGTGATGTCCCTTTGTGTGGCTTCGAGTGCTATTTGGAAGTTGAGCTCGCTCAAGTTGTGACGACTTGCGGTAGGCGTCTAATGGAGGCTTGCGAATTTGTCGATACAGGCAATCGCTATACTCAAAGATTTTGCCAGTTGGTGAGCGGATTGTGTCGCCATATGAGTATCAGCACGGTCAGTCGGCACCTAAAGCTACGATGGGAAACGGTGAAAAATATGGATAAATTTCACCTAGAGAAAACGTTGCCTGCACTTAATCCTGAAAAATTAATTGACTTAAAATATCTTGGGGTCGATGAAGTCGCTAGAGCCAAAGGCCATGATTATATGACGGTGATTTATGACATGGAATCCGGTCATTTAATTGGCGTTGAGACAGGCCGTAAAGCCGAGGTGTTGACAGCGTTTCTAAAGCGCTTACCAGCACAAACCGCTGAAAACATAGAGGCGGTAGCCATGGATATGGGGCCAGCCTATCAAAAATCGGTACGCGAATGCTTGCCTAATGCTGACATTGTTTTCGATCGGTTTCATGTGATGCAAAACTACAGTAAAGCCATGAGCAATCAGCGTAGGATCGAGTTCAGAAAGGCGGATCGCGCAGGCAAAGAGCAGCTTAAAGGTACCCACTACCTGTTGTTAAAAAATGCCGACAAGTTAAATGATAAACAAGCCAATAAACTCCAGACATTGCTCGAAAATAATTCCAATATCAATACACTTTATATACTCAAAGAGCAGCTCCAAGCTTTGTGGAATGCAGGGAATTATGACGCCATGATGAATGCATTGGAGCAGTGGTGCGACATCGCGGAACAGACGAATATGCTCTATCTCAAGAAATTTGCAAAGTCACTAAGGAAGCATAGCGTAGGCATTTGTAACTACGGAAAACACGGGCTGACTAGCGCCAGAATTGAAGCCGGCAATGTCAGCATTGGCATGATTCGCAAGCGAGCAAGAGGCATCAAGGATACCGAGTACTTCAAGCTAAAAATAAGGCAATCATCGATGCCTGACGAGCAATCCATGTTCTATGGAAGCCACTAG
- a CDS encoding mechanosensitive ion channel family protein: MLYRITLALCLMLSMRALAEDPTVKELLDADQRSEQVIISLREQPTAESSPLSTMATMVDAIRRDDWVSAAEYMDMRYLPAELSAADPVILLQRLAVVWGQHQLVDLSALSHSPEGDLADGLPDYRELLGSITLDKQVIPIYLQRVPDGKGGRVWKVSNATIGQIPKLWAEFGYHPLVLKIADYIPAFSVLHMQNWQVIGLVVLICAAWFLSALIRWILLRLVSFSEKYREGLQRFFTVPLRWFLFFKFLESGIAALGLPLKARVYLNDGTLSYIASTFLVLAAIEFATAVFLSNSANKRYWSGIIRPVRTILKILAVITILLMWLSDAGYNISTLLAGLGIGSLALALAAQKTLENVIGAITLYIAKPIAPGDYCKFGDVSGTVEEIGLRSTAIRRLDRTLVHVPNSAIVGVNLENISETDRRRYNKQLWVAIGCSADQLRLAILKMRELLLSHPKVLDTALRVRFDEIERDAYRIGLNAYIGTSSMPEFLAVSEDINFRLLGILESTGLQLALPQQRIVLERPDQTEGERIASIRDESEKEIQALLEQETLGFPDYSADRKAELRGSIQYPEKGCAQLGE; this comes from the coding sequence ATGTTGTATAGAATTACTCTCGCTTTATGTCTTATGCTCAGCATGCGCGCGCTTGCTGAAGATCCCACTGTTAAAGAGCTGCTTGATGCGGATCAGCGTTCAGAGCAGGTGATTATTAGCTTGCGCGAGCAACCAACGGCCGAATCGTCTCCACTAAGTACTATGGCGACAATGGTCGATGCGATTCGCCGTGATGACTGGGTCAGTGCCGCTGAATATATGGATATGCGTTACTTACCTGCTGAGCTGAGTGCGGCTGACCCTGTCATATTACTTCAGCGCTTAGCTGTTGTCTGGGGGCAGCATCAACTTGTTGATCTCTCTGCGCTAAGTCACAGCCCGGAAGGCGATTTAGCCGACGGCTTACCGGACTATCGAGAATTGCTGGGTTCAATCACTCTTGATAAGCAGGTTATCCCCATTTATCTGCAAAGAGTGCCCGATGGAAAGGGCGGGCGGGTATGGAAAGTTTCTAACGCGACTATTGGTCAAATACCTAAGCTTTGGGCTGAGTTTGGTTATCATCCATTAGTGCTAAAAATTGCAGATTATATCCCTGCATTTTCCGTGTTACATATGCAAAACTGGCAAGTGATAGGCTTAGTCGTCTTGATTTGTGCAGCTTGGTTTTTATCGGCCTTGATTCGCTGGATTTTATTACGACTCGTTTCTTTTTCAGAAAAATACCGCGAAGGCTTGCAGCGATTTTTTACGGTACCTTTGCGTTGGTTTCTGTTTTTTAAGTTTCTTGAAAGTGGAATTGCTGCGCTGGGCTTGCCACTTAAAGCGCGTGTTTATCTTAATGACGGAACACTAAGCTATATCGCAAGTACCTTTCTTGTGCTTGCGGCTATTGAATTCGCAACGGCTGTTTTTTTGAGCAACTCGGCCAACAAGCGTTACTGGTCGGGTATTATTCGTCCGGTGCGAACTATTCTAAAAATACTCGCTGTTATCACAATCCTTTTGATGTGGTTAAGCGATGCAGGTTACAACATTTCAACACTATTAGCGGGTTTAGGTATTGGCTCATTAGCCTTAGCCTTGGCCGCTCAAAAAACGCTCGAAAATGTGATTGGCGCCATCACACTTTATATTGCCAAGCCTATCGCACCTGGTGATTACTGTAAATTTGGTGACGTTAGCGGTACGGTGGAAGAAATTGGCTTGCGCTCAACGGCGATTAGACGTCTCGACCGCACCTTGGTACACGTGCCCAACTCTGCCATTGTTGGGGTCAACCTCGAAAACATCTCGGAAACAGACCGCCGACGTTACAATAAGCAATTGTGGGTTGCCATTGGTTGTAGCGCCGATCAGTTGCGCCTTGCCATTTTAAAAATGAGGGAGCTACTACTAAGCCACCCCAAAGTGTTAGATACGGCACTGCGTGTGCGCTTTGATGAAATTGAGCGCGATGCCTACCGCATTGGCCTTAATGCCTATATTGGTACTAGCTCTATGCCAGAGTTCTTGGCTGTATCTGAAGATATCAATTTTCGGCTTTTAGGTATTTTAGAAAGCACGGGCTTGCAGCTGGCGTTGCCACAGCAGCGGATTGTTTTGGAGCGCCCTGATCAAACCGAGGGTGAGCGCATTGCATCAATTCGGGACGAGTCCGAGAAGGAGATTCAGGCATTGCTCGAGCAAGAGACGCTAGGCTTTCCTGACTATAGCGCTGATCGCAAAGCCGAGCTGCGCGGTTCAATACAATACCCAGAAAAGGGTTGCGCGCAGCTGGGTGAGTAA